The following proteins are encoded in a genomic region of Bernardetia sp. MNP-M8:
- a CDS encoding acyl-CoA desaturase has product MENLITEKAIQKTADNRQSKNTFKEKPLATKKPPRFDNQEQRDFSKTLNMRVNSYFKDNNISRNANTKMVLKSLFHATLWIGSYCMLIFGGFSVEINYLLWAILGFSIAMVSVNIAHDAIHGAYSKHKWVNDLLSHTFNFNGASAYMWNRMHNQAHHTYTNIDGHDEDIAPVPIVRLSSEAPLWSIHRYQHIYSFALYCLSTLSWVLMKDYKKFFANEVGNYTGAKHPKKEYFLLFFYKFINYTLFIIIPLIMLPHGWVNTVLGFLLMHAVSGFFLAVIFMLAHVVEEAHFFLPNEEGNMENSWAVHQLYTTANFSEKSEFMAFITGGLNQQVEHHLFPNICSIHYPALSKIVKQTAAEYGHPYLTADFPTAVASHVRFLKKMGREERPIMH; this is encoded by the coding sequence ATGGAAAACCTAATAACTGAAAAAGCTATTCAAAAAACAGCTGATAACAGACAGTCAAAAAATACATTTAAAGAAAAACCTCTCGCAACAAAAAAACCACCTCGCTTCGACAATCAAGAACAAAGAGATTTTTCTAAGACACTCAACATGAGAGTAAACAGTTATTTTAAAGACAATAATATTTCACGTAATGCCAATACAAAAATGGTCTTGAAAAGCCTTTTTCATGCTACACTTTGGATTGGTTCGTATTGTATGCTTATTTTTGGTGGATTTAGTGTAGAAATCAATTACTTGCTTTGGGCAATTCTTGGTTTTTCTATTGCTATGGTTTCTGTAAATATTGCACACGACGCTATTCATGGAGCGTATTCAAAACACAAGTGGGTAAATGATTTGCTTTCTCACACTTTTAATTTCAATGGTGCTAGTGCTTATATGTGGAATAGAATGCACAATCAGGCTCACCACACTTATACAAATATAGACGGACATGACGAAGACATTGCGCCTGTTCCGATAGTTCGTCTTTCTTCTGAAGCTCCTTTATGGTCTATTCATCGTTACCAACACATTTATTCGTTTGCCTTATACTGCTTAAGTACACTTTCTTGGGTTTTAATGAAAGATTATAAGAAGTTTTTTGCTAATGAAGTTGGAAATTATACAGGAGCAAAACATCCTAAGAAAGAATATTTTTTATTATTCTTCTATAAATTTATCAATTACACTCTTTTTATTATTATTCCTCTTATTATGTTGCCTCACGGTTGGGTAAATACAGTTTTGGGATTTTTATTGATGCACGCAGTAAGTGGTTTTTTCTTAGCAGTTATTTTTATGTTGGCTCATGTTGTAGAAGAAGCACATTTCTTTTTACCTAATGAAGAAGGAAATATGGAGAATTCTTGGGCAGTTCATCAACTTTACACAACTGCTAATTTTTCAGAAAAAAGTGAGTTTATGGCATTTATTACAGGTGGACTTAATCAACAAGTAGAACACCATTTGTTTCCAAATATATGTAGCATTCATTATCCTGCTCTTTCAAAGATTGTAAAGCAAACAGCAGCAGAATACGGACATCCTTATTTGACAGCAGATTTCCCAACAGCAGTAGCTTCTCATGTTCGTTTCTTAAAGAAAATGGGTAGAGAAGAAAGACCTATAATGCACTAA
- a CDS encoding hydroxymethylglutaryl-CoA reductase, with the protein MELISGFSKLSKEEKIKWIAEQLGQSSDELLDQFSSFWHNDPHQQKVFDEFSENTLTNYYMPFGVVPNVILNGETFAVPMTIEESSVVAAASKAAKFWQSRGGFHSEIISTKKIGQVHFLWKGDYNKMYCVFDEAKEQMLKDTADITKNMRQRGGGILDIELLDMRHLDDNYYQIKATFDTCDSMGANFINSCLEQFAKTLQNWVASKEMFTDAERDATIIMCILSNYTPECLVKTWVECPIEKLGGADGLIDGLDPNTFAFKFHKAIEIAKNDVYRATTHNKGIFNGIDAVVLATGNDFRAVEACGHTYASRSGQYRSLSDCSIENGVFKFWLEMPIAVGTVGGLTSLHPLSKRSLEMLGNPSAPKLMQIISTLGLAQNFGAIKSLTTTGIQKGHMKMHLLNILRNFEATEKEVKQAVEYFKNNTVSFNAVREFLATVRTHV; encoded by the coding sequence ATGGAATTAATTTCAGGTTTTTCAAAACTCTCCAAAGAAGAAAAAATTAAATGGATTGCAGAACAGTTAGGGCAGTCATCTGATGAATTACTAGACCAATTTAGTAGTTTTTGGCACAACGACCCACACCAGCAAAAAGTTTTTGATGAATTTAGCGAAAATACACTAACCAATTACTACATGCCTTTTGGTGTAGTTCCAAATGTTATTTTGAATGGTGAAACGTTTGCTGTTCCAATGACGATTGAGGAGAGTTCGGTAGTGGCAGCAGCTTCAAAGGCAGCCAAGTTTTGGCAATCAAGAGGAGGGTTTCACTCTGAAATTATTTCTACAAAAAAAATAGGACAAGTTCATTTTCTTTGGAAAGGCGATTACAATAAAATGTATTGCGTTTTTGATGAGGCCAAAGAACAAATGCTAAAAGATACAGCCGATATTACCAAAAACATGCGCCAGCGTGGAGGAGGGATTTTGGATATTGAGCTTTTGGATATGCGTCATTTGGATGATAATTACTATCAAATCAAGGCTACTTTTGATACTTGTGATTCGATGGGCGCAAATTTCATTAATTCTTGTTTAGAACAATTTGCCAAAACGCTTCAAAACTGGGTTGCTTCAAAAGAAATGTTTACCGACGCAGAAAGAGACGCTACAATAATTATGTGTATTCTTTCTAATTATACCCCTGAATGTTTGGTCAAAACATGGGTAGAATGTCCAATTGAAAAATTGGGAGGAGCTGATGGACTCATTGATGGATTAGATCCAAACACATTTGCTTTTAAGTTTCATAAAGCAATTGAAATAGCTAAAAATGATGTTTATCGTGCCACAACACATAATAAAGGAATTTTTAATGGTATTGATGCCGTAGTTTTGGCAACTGGAAACGATTTTAGAGCTGTCGAAGCCTGTGGACATACGTATGCTTCTCGTTCTGGACAGTATAGAAGTTTGTCGGATTGTAGTATAGAAAATGGCGTTTTTAAGTTTTGGTTAGAGATGCCGATTGCTGTCGGAACTGTCGGAGGACTTACTTCACTTCATCCACTTTCAAAACGCTCATTAGAAATGCTTGGTAATCCCTCAGCACCAAAACTCATGCAAATTATTTCAACTTTGGGCTTGGCTCAAAACTTTGGTGCAATAAAATCACTTACAACAACAGGAATTCAGAAAGGACACATGAAAATGCACCTTTTGAATATCTTGCGTAACTTTGAAGCAACAGAAAAAGAAGTAAAACAAGCAGTTGAGTATTTCAAAAACAATACAGTTTCTTTTAATGCTGTAAGAGAATTTTTGGCAACTGTAAGAACACATGTCTAA